From the Lathyrus oleraceus cultivar Zhongwan6 chromosome 4, CAAS_Psat_ZW6_1.0, whole genome shotgun sequence genome, one window contains:
- the LOC127135801 gene encoding uncharacterized protein LOC127135801 has translation MNEPIENDTTIIPYDFEFPINQAEEGDEDDCELPEELARLLKQEDKEIQCHQEPVDVINLGTEENKKEVKVGASLKDEVKKRLIDLLHEYSDVFAWSYQDMPGLDTDIVVHKLPLKPECLPVKQKLRRTRPDMSLKIREEVRKQLDAGFLAVAKYPEWMANIVPVPKKDGKVRMCVDYRDLNRASPKDNFPLPHIDVLVDNTAQFSLFSFMDGFSGYNQIKMDPADMEKTTFITPWGTFCYKTEEDHIVNLQKLFDRLRKFKLRLNPAKCTFGVRSGKLLGFIVSQRGIEVDPDKVKAIQEMPSPRTEKEVRGFLGRLNYIARFISHLTATCEPIFKLLRKNQAIKWNEDCQKAFDKIKEYLQEPPILVPPIPGRPLIMYLTVLDNSMGCVLGQQDETGKREHAIYYLSKKITNCESRYSLLEKTCCALVWAARRLRQYMVCHTTLLISRMDPIKYIFEKPAVTGRIARWQMLLTEYDIQYVTQKAIKGSVLADYLAHQPTEDYHPIQFDFPDEDIMVIKDCETPGPDEGPEPGSRWKLVFDGASNATGHGIGAVITSPTGYHIPFTARLCFTCTNNMAEYEACILGINEAIDLRIKILEVYGDSTLVINQIKGEWGTHNAKLIQYRDHVRKMITYFDEITFNYIPREENQLADALATLSSMFKVKWYNEAPAIRIHRLDEPAYCVAVEAEGDNKPWFHDIKNFLQKQEYPTNASSGDKKTLRRLASQFLLNGELDEAEWVQTRFDQLNLIEEKRMAAICHGQLYQQRLKKAFDKKVRPRHFEEGDLVLRKVLPIHKDPRGKWTPNYEGPYVVKKAFSGGALILMTMDGAELPRAINSDAVKKYYA, from the exons ATGAATGAACCTATTGAAAATGACACTACTATAATCCCTTATGACTTCGAATTCCCAATTAACCAAGCGGAAGAAGGTGATGAGGACGATTGTGAACTACCAGAAGAGTTAGCaagattgctgaagcaggaggacAAAGAAATTCAATGTCATCAGGAAccagtggatgtgatcaatctgGGGACTGAAGAAAACAAGAAAGAAGTTAAGGTCGGCGCTTCCTTGAAAGATGAAGTCAAGAAAAGGTTGATCGATCTCTTACATGAATACTCAGATGTGTTTGCCtggtcataccaggatatgccGGGATTAGACACGGACATAGTCGTACACAAATTACCACTCAAACCAGAATGCCTGCCAGTTaagcaaaaattgagaagaacCAGACCAGACATGTCTCTAAAAATCAGGGAAGAGGTCAGAAAACAACTCGATGCTGGGTTCCTAGCTGTTGCAAAATATCCAGAATGGATGGCTAACATAGTTCCTGTTCCAAAGAAAGACGGCAAGGTTAgaatgtgtgtagattatcgggatttgaatagagcgagtcctAAGGACAATTTTCCACTACCGCACATCGACGTACTTGTAGATAACACCGCTCAGTTCTCACtcttctctttcatggatggattctcgggttataaccagataAAAATGGATCCTGcagacatggagaaaaccacgttTATCACTCCttggggcaccttctgttataag ACTGAAGAGGATCACATAGTCAACCTACAAAAACTTTTTGATCGTCTAAGAAAGTTCAAGTTACGTCTGAATCCAGCAAAATGTACTTTTGGGGTCAGATCAGGAAAGTTACTAGGGTTCATAGTCAGCCAGAGGGGAATTGAAGTCGATCCCGATAAAGTGaaagctatccaagagatgccATCCCCAAGGACGGAAAAGGAGGTTCGAGGATTCctagggagattgaattacattgctAGGTTCATCTCACATCTTACAgctacatgtgaaccaatcttcaagtTACTCAGGAAAAATCAAGCCATCAAGTGGAACGAAGATTGTCAAAAAGccttcgacaaaatcaaggaatacctgCAAGAGCCACCTATCTTGGTACCACCAATCCCTGGGAGACCACTTATAATGTACCTAACGGTACTTGATAACTCTATGGGATGCgtattgggacaacaagatgagactggaaaaAGGGAGCACGCAATCTACTATCTAAGTAAGAAAATTACCAATTGTGAATCCCGATATTCACTcttagagaagacttgttgtgccCTAGTGTGGGCTGCTCGGCGGCTTAGACAATATATGGTGTGTCATACCACTCTattgatatcccgaatggatcctatcaagtatattttcgagaagcctgcaGTAACCGGGAGAATAGCCCGATGGCAAATGTTACTAACCGAATATGACATCCAGTATGTCACACAAAAGGCCATAAAAGGAAGTGTGTTAGCAGATTATCTTGCACATCAACCAACAGAAGATTATCACCCTATACAGTTTGACTTTCCTGACGAAGATATTATGGTGATAAAGGATTGCGAGACCCCAGGTCCcgatgaaggacctgaaccaggATCACGATGGAAATTGGTATTTGATGGTGCTTCAAATGCAACCGGACATGGAATCGGAGCTGTCATAACCTCCCCAACAGGGTACCATATTCCTTTCACTGCTAGGTTATGTTTTACCTGTACGAACaacatggcagagtatgaggcgtgcatcctagggATTAACGAAGCCATTGACTTAAGAATCAAGATTCTAGAggtatatggagattcaactctTGTTATCAATCAAATCAAGGGAGAATGGGGGACTCATAATGCTAAGTTAATCCAGTACCGAGACCACGTCCGGAAGATGATTACTTACTTTGATGAAATTACCTTCAATtatattcctcgagaagagaatcaaCTAGCGGATGCCTTGGCCACATTATCGTCCATGTTCAAGGTCAAGTGGTATAACGAGGCGCCAGCTATAAGAATTCATCGGTTGGATGAGCCTGCCTATTGCGTAGCCGTAGAGGCAGAAGGAGATAAtaaaccatggtttcatgacatcaaaAATTTCCTTCAGAAACAAGAATATCCCACGAACGCCTCCAGCGGTGATAAGAAGACACTTAGAAGATTGGCTTCCCAATTCCTCCTTAATGGGGAg CTAGATGAAGCAGAATGGGTGCAAACCAGGTTCGACCAACTAAATCTCATAGAAGAGAAGCGCATGGCTGCAATATGTCACGGGCAACTGTATCAACAAAGGCTtaagaaagcattcgacaagaaagttcgtccTCGACACTTTGAAGAAGGTGATCTAGTTCTTAGGAAAGTCCTACCCATCCATAAAGATCCCCGCGGCAAATGGACCCCAAACTACGAGGGACCATATGTCGTGAAGAAGGCCTTCTCTGGAGGAGCTCTGATTCTCATGACTATGGATGGAGCTGAGTTACCACGAGCCATAaactcagatgcagttaagaaatactaTGCCTAG